In Amycolatopsis sp. FBCC-B4732, the genomic stretch AGGCCGATCTGCGATATCCGCAGCGAAGCCCCCGCGACGGCTTCGGTAAACGCAGCGACTTCGGCCGCGTCGAACCTGCTGGTGGGGCCGGTCACCGCGAGCGCCGCGAGCACCCGCCCGTCCCCGTCGCGCACCGGCGCGGCGACGCTGGACGCACCCGTCTCGGGTTCCCCGTGGCTGACGGCGGCCCCCTCGGCCCCGTCGAGCACCCGCCCGGCGGCCCCGGACCCGAGCGGCAGCTCGTCCCCGACCCGCCCGACGTGCCGGATGGCCAGCGGCCCCTCCTGCTGGGCCACGCAGACCAGCACCGACGTGCTGCGGACGTAGAGGTTGACGGTTTCGCGGCACTCCAGCGCGAGGTCGCGCAGCACCTGGCGGACCGGTTCGGGCAGCTGCCACGCGGTGTTCGCCAGCTGCGCCCACCGCAGCATCCCGGGCCCGACGGTGACCCGTCCGTCGGGCCGTGTCCAGAGCAGGCCGCGCTGTTCACAGGTGGCGACGAGCCGCAGCACGGTCGTCTTCGCCAGGCCGCTGGCCGCGGTGAGATCCTTGACCGCCCACGTCCGGCGGCGTTCGGTGAAGAGAGCGAGCAGATCGAAGGCGCGCAGCACGCTCCGGACGGCGCCCTCGTCGCCGGTCTGGTGTTCCGTCGTCATCGCGCGACCTCCCCAGCCCGCTGGACGGACCAAGCGTACCGCGCCGTGGACACCTCAGGCCACGTGTCGCTCGAAGGCCGCGGTGCTCGAGCCGGTCCGGGATGTGATGAAAGGGTCGTTCATGTCGCTGCATGCCGTGAAAGGGTCGTTCATGATGTTCGGAGTGTCGCCGGCTGCCGGGATCAGGCCACGTGTCGCTCGAAGGCCGCGATCGTCTCGGCCAGTACCTCCGCCCCCGGGCGGGCCCACAGCCGCGCGTTGAACACTTCGACCTCGATCGGCCCCTCGTACCCCGCCGCCTCGACGCAGGTGCGCAGGTGGCGGTGGTCGATCGGGCCGTTCCCCGGCAGCGCTCGGCCCAGCAGCGGGTCGGGGAGCGGCACCAGGACGTCACACACGTGGAATCCGGCGATCCGGCCCGCCGCCGCGGCGATCGACTCCTCGATGCGCGGGTCCCACCAGACATGGAACTCGTCCACGATCACGCCCACCTGCTCGGCCGGGTGCTCGGCCGCGATCGCCAGTGCCTGGTCCACAGTGGACAGCACCGACCGGTCCGCGCACTGCATCGGGTGCAGCGGCTCCAAGCCGAGCCGCACGCCGCGCTCGCCCGCGTACGGGGCGAGCTCGCCCACGGCGTCCGCGACGCGCCGGCGGGACGCGGCCAGGTCGTTGCCCGCGATGCCGCCGACCACCAGCACGAGCACGCCGGCGCCGAGCGCCGCGGCTTCGTCGATCGCCTCGCGGGTCTGGGCCACACCGTCCACAGGGGACCCTTCCGGGGTCACGCCGGTGAAGAACCCGCCGCGGCACAGCGAAGAAACCCGGACGCCGTACTCCTTGAGCAGCCGCGCGGTTTCGTCGACGCCGGTTTCCGCGACCTTGTCCCGCCACAGCCCGATCCAGCCGACGCCCGCCGCCGCGCAGCCCGCCACCGCTTCGGGCAGCGTCCAGGACTTGGTGGTGATCTGGTTGAGGCTGAGCCGCTCGTCCATCACGCCACCCCGGCGGCCAGCAGCAGCGGCCGCATCCGGGCGACGGCCAGGTCGGGGTCGGCCAGCGCGCCCGCCTCGTCGGCCAGGCGCAGCAACGTCGCCAGGTGCGTGATCGTGCGCGCGGATTCCTGGCCGGCGATCATCCGGAAGTGCTCTTGGTGCCCGTTCAGGTACGCCAGGAAGACGACGCCGGTCTTGTAGTGCCGGGTCGGCGCGCGGAAGATTTCGCGCGACAGCGGCACGGTCGGGTCGAGCGCGGCGCGGAAGCCGGCCGGGTCGCCGTCGTCCAGCCGGCGCAGCCCCGCCGCGGCCACCGGGGCGATCGCGTCGAAGATGCCGAGCAGGGCTTCGCTGTGGCCGGCCTCGTCGCCCGCGATGAGTTCGGGGTAGTTGAAGTCGTCGCCGGTGTAGCAGGCGACGCCCGCGGGCAGGGCACGTCGGAATTCGGTCTCCACCTCGGCGTCCAGCACCGAGACCTTGACCCCGGCGATCGTGCCGGCGTGCTCGGTGCACAGCGCCGCCAGCTCGCGGGCGGCCGCGCGGACGTCGTCGTGGCCCCAGTAGCCGGCCAGCGCCGGGTCGAACTGCTCGCCCAGCCAGTGCAGCAGCACCGGGCCGCCCGCCTCGGACAGCAGTTTCCCGTACGCGGCGTGGTAGTCGTCCGGCCCGGTGGCCGCGGCGGCGAGCGCCCGGCTGGCCATCACGACCGGGAGCGCGCCCGCGCCGCCGACCAGGTCCAGCTGCTCGCGCCAGGCGTCCACAATGGACGCGACGGTCGCCGGCCCCGGTGGCAGCTGGTCGGTGCCGACGCCGGCGCACCACCGCCGTCCGGCCGCGGCCGCGCCGGTGCGCGTCACGAGCTCTCGGGTGGCCGGCCAATCCAGGCCCATCCCGCGCTGCGCGGTGTCCATCGCCTCCGCGACGCCGAGGCCGCACGACCAGAGGTGCTCGCGGAAGGCGAGTGTCGTGTCCCAGTCGACGGTGTCCGGCTCGGCGGCGAGCGCGTCCGCCACGACGTGCGCGGCGGCGTAGGCGATCCTCGACGACAGCGGCGTTCCCGCCGGCCCGGGACACGGCGGCCCGGACGGCGTCCAGTCCAGCAGCCCGCCGCCGGGCACCGGGAGCACGAGCATCGGGGGACCTCCCAGTGACTCAGAAAGCGCTTTCCCGAATCCACGGTAGGGCCTGCGCCGGAGCACGACAAGGCCCGACCGGGTCAGCGCTTGGGGCGTCCGGTGCTTTCGCGCAGGACGACTTCGCCGGAGAGCCGGACCGTCCGCGGCCGGGTGCCGGCGGAGCCCTTGATCGCCAGGTCCATCGCCCGCTCGCCGAGCTCTTCCAGCGGCAGCCGCACGGTGGTCAGCGCCGGGGCGAGGTCGCGGACGACCGGGATGTCGTCGAAGCCGGCCACCGAGATGTCGCCCGGCACGGAGAGGCCCTCCTCGCGCAACGCCGTCAGCGCGCCGATCGCCATCACGTCGGTGACGGCGAAGACGCAGGTCGGCAGCTTGCGCTTGCGGCCGGCGAGCAGCTTCTTGGTCGCCTCGTAGCCGCCGTCGCGGGTGAAGGCGGCCTCGACGACGTCGTCCTCGCGCAACGTGATGCCGTGCGCGGCGAGCCCGTCGCTGAACCCGGCCAGCCGGTCGATGACCGTGCTCAGCTGCCGCGGACCCGCGAGCACCGCGAACCGCTTGTGGCCGAGGCCGACGAGCGCGTCGGCCAGCGCCGCCGCGCCGCCCTTGTTGTCCGGCTGCACGGTGTCGATCTTGAGCCCGCGGTGGCGGCTGACCGCCGCGACCTGCCCGCCGCCGCGGCGGTAGGGCTCGAGCTCGGCGGCCATCGCGCGTTCCCACGTCCGGTCCTCGAACGCCGAGCCGATCAGCAGGATCGCCGCGGCCCGCTGCGCGCGCAGCGTCGAGACGTAGGCGACCTCGCGATCGGGGTCGCGGAACGTGCCGGCCAGCATCACGAGCAGCCCGTTGTCGGTCGCCACCCGCATCACGCCGCCGGCGATCGCGGCGAAGTAGGGGTCGCTGACGTCGTGGCAGATCACGCCGACCGTGCGGTGCGTGCCGCCGGCGAGGGCCTGCGCGTGCGCGTTCGGGGCGTAGGCCAGCTCGGCCGCGGCGGCGGACACCCGCTCCCGCAGGTCGGCGCGGACGGACGCGGTGCCGTTGAGCACCCGCGACGCCGTCGCGAGCGAGACGTTCGCGCTGCGTGCCACGTCTTCCAGTGTCACGTGCGGCCGGGCCTTCATGGCTGGCTCCTCCAAGATCGGTTTCGGGTGTCTCCGCGTGCTCGGTCGGTGCAATCTACTGGGAGGAGGGTGTCTCCGGAGAAGCCGCTGCTCGGGGGACCTGACCCATTCGAGTGAAACCGGCGGGGAAGATCCGCCGCGTCACGTGTGTTGCAAACAAGGAGAACCTTCAAGTGGTGAGCCCGCCACTGCCGATGATCGCGAAAGGAACCACGCATGCTGTTCGGTGACGAGCACGTCCGCCGCTACGAGGAGACCGACGGGGAGGTCGGGCACGAGTGGAAGGAAGGCGTCCCGACGCTCGTGCTGACCACGAAGGGCCGCAAGACCGGCCAGGAGCGCAAGTTCGCCCTGATCTACCAGGAAGTCGACGGAAACCCGGTGATCGTGGCCTCCAAGGGCGGCGCGCCGAACCACCCCGGCTGGTACTTCAACCTCGTCGAGACCCCCGAGGTCGGCGTCCAGGTCAAGGCGGACAAGTTCACCGCGACCGCCCGCACGGCCGAGGGCGAGGAGCGCGCGAAGCTGTGGGAGAAGCTGGCCGCCGTCTGGCCGGACTACAACGAGTACGCGAAGAAGACCGACCGTGAGATCCCGGTGGTCGTGCTCGAACGCCGGTGAAATCGTTGCTGTGATCTGCGCCGCGTTCGGCGCGCGCCGGGGCCGAACCGGGCGGTCGTGGGCTACGAATGACACTCATGAACGACCGCTGGACCGCCCTGGACCTCGAGGGTGAGCTGCTCACCCGACGCCAGATGATCGCCTACGGCCGGCGCTTCGCCCGCGCCGGCCGTGGCGCCTGGTACAGCTTCGCGATCGAGGTGGTCTGGCAGTTCCTCGCCCAGACCACCCGCTTCCGCGTGCGAGGCTCCCGCCACATCCCGAAGACCGGCGGCGTGCTGGTGGCGTCGAACCACCTGTCCTTCGCCGACCCGACGACGCTCACCGCGTTCTGCCTCGCCGCCGGCCGCGTGCCGCGCTACCTGGCGAAGGCGTCGCTGTGGAACCTGCCGGTGGTCGGCCGCGTGATGCGCTCGGGCCGCCACATCCCGGTCTACCGCGGCGCGGCGACGGCCGCGGAGGCCTACCGCGACCTGGTGGCGTCCGTGCGGGCGGGCGAGTGCGTGGCGGTCTTTCCGGAGGGCACGTTCTCGAAGGACCCGGACGGCTGGCCGATGCGCGGCA encodes the following:
- a CDS encoding IclR family transcriptional regulator, whose translation is MTTEHQTGDEGAVRSVLRAFDLLALFTERRRTWAVKDLTAASGLAKTTVLRLVATCEQRGLLWTRPDGRVTVGPGMLRWAQLANTAWQLPEPVRQVLRDLALECRETVNLYVRSTSVLVCVAQQEGPLAIRHVGRVGDELPLGSGAAGRVLDGAEGAAVSHGEPETGASSVAAPVRDGDGRVLAALAVTGPTSRFDAAEVAAFTEAVAGASLRISQIGLGTRTE
- a CDS encoding sugar phosphate isomerase/epimerase — translated: MDERLSLNQITTKSWTLPEAVAGCAAAGVGWIGLWRDKVAETGVDETARLLKEYGVRVSSLCRGGFFTGVTPEGSPVDGVAQTREAIDEAAALGAGVLVLVVGGIAGNDLAASRRRVADAVGELAPYAGERGVRLGLEPLHPMQCADRSVLSTVDQALAIAAEHPAEQVGVIVDEFHVWWDPRIEESIAAAAGRIAGFHVCDVLVPLPDPLLGRALPGNGPIDHRHLRTCVEAAGYEGPIEVEVFNARLWARPGAEVLAETIAAFERHVA
- a CDS encoding dihydrodipicolinate synthase family protein; protein product: MLVLPVPGGGLLDWTPSGPPCPGPAGTPLSSRIAYAAAHVVADALAAEPDTVDWDTTLAFREHLWSCGLGVAEAMDTAQRGMGLDWPATRELVTRTGAAAAGRRWCAGVGTDQLPPGPATVASIVDAWREQLDLVGGAGALPVVMASRALAAAATGPDDYHAAYGKLLSEAGGPVLLHWLGEQFDPALAGYWGHDDVRAAARELAALCTEHAGTIAGVKVSVLDAEVETEFRRALPAGVACYTGDDFNYPELIAGDEAGHSEALLGIFDAIAPVAAAGLRRLDDGDPAGFRAALDPTVPLSREIFRAPTRHYKTGVVFLAYLNGHQEHFRMIAGQESARTITHLATLLRLADEAGALADPDLAVARMRPLLLAAGVA
- a CDS encoding LacI family DNA-binding transcriptional regulator, producing MKARPHVTLEDVARSANVSLATASRVLNGTASVRADLRERVSAAAAELAYAPNAHAQALAGGTHRTVGVICHDVSDPYFAAIAGGVMRVATDNGLLVMLAGTFRDPDREVAYVSTLRAQRAAAILLIGSAFEDRTWERAMAAELEPYRRGGGQVAAVSRHRGLKIDTVQPDNKGGAAALADALVGLGHKRFAVLAGPRQLSTVIDRLAGFSDGLAAHGITLREDDVVEAAFTRDGGYEATKKLLAGRKRKLPTCVFAVTDVMAIGALTALREEGLSVPGDISVAGFDDIPVVRDLAPALTTVRLPLEELGERAMDLAIKGSAGTRPRTVRLSGEVVLRESTGRPKR
- a CDS encoding nitroreductase family deazaflavin-dependent oxidoreductase — its product is MLFGDEHVRRYEETDGEVGHEWKEGVPTLVLTTKGRKTGQERKFALIYQEVDGNPVIVASKGGAPNHPGWYFNLVETPEVGVQVKADKFTATARTAEGEERAKLWEKLAAVWPDYNEYAKKTDREIPVVVLERR
- a CDS encoding 1-acyl-sn-glycerol-3-phosphate acyltransferase, giving the protein MNDRWTALDLEGELLTRRQMIAYGRRFARAGRGAWYSFAIEVVWQFLAQTTRFRVRGSRHIPKTGGVLVASNHLSFADPTTLTAFCLAAGRVPRYLAKASLWNLPVVGRVMRSGRHIPVYRGAATAAEAYRDLVASVRAGECVAVFPEGTFSKDPDGWPMRGKTGLVRAALETGAPVIPVANWGTHHLLPSTAWFPRGLPRKTVELVAGPPVDLSDLRDRPLTREVLEEATARIMGEVTTLLESIRGERRPLAA